The following proteins come from a genomic window of Populus nigra chromosome 6, ddPopNigr1.1, whole genome shotgun sequence:
- the LOC133697628 gene encoding GTP-binding protein OBGC, chloroplastic has protein sequence MASISTITTSSFISLQAISRPKSPKSNPIPSKASPRNPNSNRNRKLKPQKAKFKSPPQTITSTAGEATSYTCLPPLEDFTVPSLNLGSRPPEEIKLSDANVVKQDSDSESQRLGTEDGMDGDLRVDYGRFEVNTHFEEDADYEYESEEEEEEEETVNGKSVNSYNSDGFYEGEELGEFADGENVSLSDFEGEEEGVKEKGVPAVMRCFDRAKIYVKAGDGGNGVVAFRREKFVPLGGPSGGDGGRGGNVYLEVDSSINSLLPFRNRVHYRAGRGSHGQGSCMGGAKGEDIVVKVPPGTVVREAGNEEVLLELLSPGQRALVLPGGRGGRGNAAFKCGSNKVPRIAENGEEGSEMWLELELKLVADVGIVGAPNAGKSTLLSVISAAQPAIANYPFTTLLPNLGVVSFDYDSTMVVADLPGLLEGAHRGFGLGHEFLRHTERCSALVHVVDGSSQQPEFEFDAVRLELEMFSPELAEKPYVVAYNKMDLPEAYENWQLFKEKLEARGIETFCMSAVKREGTHEVICAAHKLLQESKEANKGSEGWTHPINLNHVADMVQRQRRAPINDFEISYDNASKTWQVVGAGLQRFVQMTNWRYKDSDTRFQHVLEACGVNKSLLKMGVKEGDTVIVGEMEMVWHDYPQRSGLSKVKRGSFDPTKWPEWK, from the exons ATGGCTTCCATATCCACAATAACCACCTCCTCCTTTATTTCTCTCCAAGCAATTTCCCGCCCTAAATCCCCAAAATCTAACCCTATCCCTAGCAAAGCCTCACCAAGAAACCCTAATTCCAACCGAAACCGCAAGCTCAAACCTCAAAAGGCAAAATTCAAATCCCCGCCTCAGACAATCACTTCCACCGCCGGCGAAGCCACTAGTTACACTTGCTTACCTCCTCTAGAAGACTTCACAGTCCCGTCGTTGAACCTAGGATCTAGACCACCAGAAGAAATCAAGCTCTCTGATGCTAATGTAGTCAAACAGGATAGTGACAGTGAATCGCAGCGTTTGGGGACCGAAGATGGAATGGATGGTGATTTACGTGTGGATTACGGGCGATTTGAAGTTAATACACATTTCGAAGAGGACGCGGATTATGAGTATGAAagcgaggaggaggaggaagaagaagaaacagtgAATGGCAAAAGTGTTAATAGTTATAATAGTGATGGTTTTTATGAAGGAGAAGAGTTGGGGGAGTTTGCTGACGGAGAGAATGTGAGTTTGTCAGATTTCGAGGGTGAAGAAGAAGGTGTGAAGGAGAAGGGAGTGCCGGCTGTAATGCGGTGTTTTGACCGGGCGAAAATCTATGTCAAAGCCGGAGATGGTGGGAATGGAGTGGTGGCTTTTCGGCGCGAGAAATTTGTGCCACTGGGAGGACCGTCGGGAGGGGATGGAGGGAGAGGAGGGAACGTGTATCTAGAAGTTGATAGCTCGATAAATTCTTTATTGCCATTTAGGAATAGAGTGCATTATAGGGCGGGGAGAGGGTCTCACGGTCAAGGGTCATGCATGGGTGGAGCGAAAGGAGAGGATATCGTGGTGAAAGTGCCGCCGGGGACGGTTGTTAGGGAGGCTGGGAATGAGGAGGTTTTGTTGGAGTTGTTGTCTCCAGGACAAAGGGCTTTGGTTTTGCCTGGTGGGAGAGGCGGGAGAGGGAATGCTGCATTTAAGTGTGGGAGTAATAAGGTACCTAGGATTGCCGAAAATGGTGAAGAGGGTTCGGAAAT GTGGTTGGAGCTGGAGCTAAAGCTGGTCGCTGATGTTGGAATAGTGGGTGCTCCAAATGCTGGGAAAAGCACACTTTTGAGTGTCATAAGTGCTGCACAGCCAGCAATAGCGAATTATCCTTTTACTACTCTACTTCCTAACCTGGGTGTAGTTTCATTTGATTATGACTCTACAATGGTAGTAGCAGACCTTCCAGGTTTACTTGAAGGAGCACATCGGGGTTTTGGCCTAGGTCACGAGTTTCTACGACACACAGAAAGGTGTTCTGCCCTG GTACATGTTGTTGATGGATCTTCACAGCAGCCAGAATTCGAATTTGATGCTGTTCGTCTTGAGCTGGAAATGTTTAGTCCTGAACTTGCGGAGAAGCCTTATGTAGTTGCCTATAACAAAATGGACCTTCCAGAGGCATATGAAAACTGGCAGTTATTCAAGGAAAAGCTAGAAGCACGTGGGATTGAGACTTTTTGCATGAGTGCTGTGAAGAGAGAAGGGACACATGAAGTGATTTGTGCTGCTCATAAGCTTCTGCAAGAAAGTAAAGAAGCCAATAAGGGGTCTGAAG GTTGGACCCATCCGATAAATTTGAATCATGTAGCTGATATGGTACAAAGGCAGCGAAGAGCTCCTATTAATGACTTTGAAATCTCTTATGACAATGCGTCTAAAACATGGCAAGTAGTTGGGGCTGGATTGCAACGTTTTGTTCAGATGACAAATTGGCG ATATAAAGATTCTGACACAAGATTCCAACATGTGTTGGAGGCTTGTGGCGTGAACAAGTCACTCTTGAAGATGGGAGTCAAGGAAGGTGACACTGTGATTGTTGGAGAG ATGGAAATGGTGTGGCATGACTATCCTCAGAGGTCTGGTCTATCGAAAGTGAAGAGGGGGTCATTTGATCCAACCAAATGGCCAGAGTGGAAGTAA